CCGTCCAGGTGAGTTCCCTGCTCGACAGCACTGACCCAAGGGACACCTCCGCGACGATCCACGGTCGCGATCGTCGCTTGCCCACGACCAGACCAACGCGCAGGCAGCCCGCCGGCCACATGCTCACATCTCTTGTCAGGGACAGTTACAGGAGGCGGTGAGGAGGCGCGGCTACTCACGAAGGCCGTGTGGCCGCCGCCGCGCGGTCGAGTTCGACCGTGAGCCGGAGGAGATGGGGCATGCCAGGAGCGCATCGCGCTGATGCGCCCCATCCTCGACCGGCTCACCGAGCAGGCGGCCGCAGATCGGGCCGGGCGCGGCCCGTCGTCGACGCACCGGACGGGACCAGCCCGGCATCCGCACCTCGCGCCGACGGCCTCCTGACCGATCAGGAAGGCAGGCGCCGTCGGCTGGAACGGAAAGCCGCTCATCGAGAGCGGAGCTACAGCGAAGCGGATGGCGCCTATGCATCCATCCACCTATGCACCTATGGCAGCTGCGGCGGCGCCTGCGGCTCGTCCGGTCCTGTCGTGTCCCGTCCCAAACGCTGGGAACACGGTGTTACGTAGCGGCTCAAGCTCACAACACATGGTGTGTGTACAGTGCAATCCGCCGGGTCGGGAGCTCGTCGCGGGGCGTGCCCCGCCCCGGCGCGTAGCCGAGTGAGATGGGAAAGACAGCACATGAGAACGGTTCGACTGGGCAATCAGGGGCTGACCGTGTCGGCGCAGGGCTTCGGCGCGATGGGCATGAGCGGGGCGTACGGCGCGAGTGACGACGAGAAGGAGTCCATAGCCACCCTCAACCACGCCGCAGACCTCGGCATCACCCTGTTCGACACGGCCGAGTCCTACGGCCCCTTCGAGAACGAGCGGCTGCTGGGCCGGGCCCTGGGGCACCGGCGTGACGAGATACTGCTGGCGACCAAGTTCGGTCTCGACTTCACGGACGATGGTCAGCCCGGCCCCCTGGACGGCCGCCCCGAACACATCCGCCGCGCCGTCGAACGTTCCCTGCGGCACCTCGACACCGACCGCATCGACCTCTACTACATGCACCGCCTCGACCCGAAGACCCCGGTCGAAGAGACGATCGGCGGCATGGCCGAACTGGTCGCGGCGGGGAAGGTACGCTACATCGGCCTGTCCGAGGTGTCCGCGGACACCGTCCGCCGTGCGCACGCCGTGCACCCGCTCACCGCCGTGCAGTCGGAGATGTCGCTGTTCAGCCGGGACCTGCTGGAGTCCGGAATCAAACAGACCCTGGACGAGCTCGGCATCGGCCTGGTGGCCTACTCCCCCATCGGCCGGGGATTCCTCTCGGGTGCCATTCGCAGCGTGGACGACCTGGAACCCGACGACTCCCGCCGCGGACTTCCCCGGTTCTCCCCGGAGAACATCGCAGCCAACCTGGAACTCGTCGAGCACATCCGGGTCGTCGCCGAACACCATGGCGCGACCCCGGCGCAGGTGGCACTCGCCTGGGTGGCCGCGCAGCAGGCAGTGCCCATCCCCGGCACCAAGCGCCGCAGCTACCTCGCCGAGAACGCGGCCGCGGCCGACCTGGTGCTCACGGCGGAGGACCTGGCCTCACTGGACGCGGTTGTCCGCCCCGACACCGTGCATGGCGCCCGCTACACGCCGCAGCAACTCGCCTCCACCAACCGCTGACCGTGCTCCGCGCGTCCCCCGGACCAGGTCCAGCCGGCCGCCGCTGCGAGAGGGCCCCGCATCTGCGGCATCCCGGCGGTACCGGGGGTGACGGGCCCAGCGCACGTCTTGTGTGGTCCCTGCTCCGCGACGTACCAGTCATGCCTTGGGAACGCGGCTCATTCCTGCTCCCAGGTACGCGCCGGTCGAGCCACCTGCGCGAAGCACTCCTCACGCGGGCGCCCCGGTGTCAACAGCAACAGCATGTCGGCCGGGGCGCCGGAGTGGAGTTGAGAAGCGTCAGCCCGACCTGCGGCACGCGCAGGCAGTCACCCTACGGGCATCCACCCACTGCACGCCGTCAAACACACGCACTGTGCTGTCCAAGAAGAAGCACAACAGTGCCGACAACCTTGGGAATACGCTCGTTGTGTAACGCCTCGGCTTGTGGACGCCAAGAGGGAGTGAAGGGGGACGGGCAGAGAGCAAGGAGTCGATGTGAGGCAACCGCCGGGCGGTTATGAGGTGGCGAGGATCGGAGAGGATCCGGAAGCGTTCGAGGCGTTCTACCGCGAGCACGTGCAGGCTGTGCTGCGGTACGCCACTCGGCGCTGCCGTGATCCGCATGCCGCGGCCGACCTGGTCGCCGAGGTGTTCCTGGCGGCCATCTCCGCGGCCCACGGCTACCGGGACGAACTGGGCAGCCCGGTCGCGTGGCTGTACGGCATCGCCCGTAACGTCGCGGCCTCCGAGGAACGGCGCGCCGCTCGGGCGTGGGCCGCCGAACGGCGGCTCGCCGGCCGTCGTTTGCTGGATGGCGACGACATCGCCCGGCTGGAGGAGCGAATCGACGCCGAACGTGATTACCGCGCACTGCTGGCAGACCTGGCCGCGCTGCCGGCGGGCCAGCGGGCCGTACTCGAGTCGGTCGCGGTGGACGGGCTGACCGTCGCCGAGGCCGCCACGGTGCTCGGGATCACCCAGGTGACCGCCCGGGTTCGGCTGCACCGCGCCCGGCGCGCCCTCAAGTGTGCGCCTGAGACGACAGTTCTGGAGTCTGCTCCACCCTTCTCGTCCCTGATGGAGGCCTGATGAACTCCGAACGCTTCGAGGAGCGGTTGATGCACGAACTGAAGGATCACGTCCGGCAGCGCGCCGAACCAGCAGGCATGCGCGCAACGGCCGACGCACGGCCAGTGACGAGCCGCCGAGTGCGCTGGGTCCTGGTCGCCGTGGCCGGGGGCATGGCGGCCGCAGTGGCGGGCACGACGCTGACCCTCGCTCCGTCCAGGCCGAACACCGAAGCGGGCCCGGCAAGCTCTTCCCCAGACGGCCGAACCGTCGGCCGGATCGCCAACGTCGCCTACACGGTGGAACAGCAGGGCACCGGCAAAGTCAAACTGACCATCGAGGACCCGTCGCGCAGGCCTGATGCCGAGGCCCTGAGCAGGGATCTTGCCCGCGTGGGTGTGAGGGCGAAGGTGCTGCTCGGTGACTCGGACTGTCCGTTCTCGGGCCCGTTCGCGGGCGCAAGCCAGACCCCCGAGGCCACCACCTCGGCACGGCCCGAGTCGGAGGCCGCCGAAGATACCCGCGGCCGGGCCTCCTCCTACATCACCGAGGAGAACGGCAAAATCGTCGCCTACG
This region of Streptomyces chromofuscus genomic DNA includes:
- a CDS encoding aldo/keto reductase, with product MRTVRLGNQGLTVSAQGFGAMGMSGAYGASDDEKESIATLNHAADLGITLFDTAESYGPFENERLLGRALGHRRDEILLATKFGLDFTDDGQPGPLDGRPEHIRRAVERSLRHLDTDRIDLYYMHRLDPKTPVEETIGGMAELVAAGKVRYIGLSEVSADTVRRAHAVHPLTAVQSEMSLFSRDLLESGIKQTLDELGIGLVAYSPIGRGFLSGAIRSVDDLEPDDSRRGLPRFSPENIAANLELVEHIRVVAEHHGATPAQVALAWVAAQQAVPIPGTKRRSYLAENAAAADLVLTAEDLASLDAVVRPDTVHGARYTPQQLASTNR
- a CDS encoding RNA polymerase sigma factor gives rise to the protein MRQPPGGYEVARIGEDPEAFEAFYREHVQAVLRYATRRCRDPHAAADLVAEVFLAAISAAHGYRDELGSPVAWLYGIARNVAASEERRAARAWAAERRLAGRRLLDGDDIARLEERIDAERDYRALLADLAALPAGQRAVLESVAVDGLTVAEAATVLGITQVTARVRLHRARRALKCAPETTVLESAPPFSSLMEA